From the Caldalkalibacillus thermarum genome, one window contains:
- the recG gene encoding ATP-dependent DNA helicase RecG, whose protein sequence is MSKQDWAVYHALKQPVTTLKGVGEALAEDLSLLGIKTIEDLLFHFPYRYDDCRPKDLAEVGHEETVTVEGTVHSEPVLRFYGRNKARCSFKVLVGRYLITAVIFNRPYVKQQVKVGRSIRLTGKIDKHRLQLTVQYYQWSDTASNKGEETLLPVYSVTGKLKVAQLRKWMKAALRDYAAYIPEMIPQSLLTRYKLLPRPEALRKIHFPKDYQEGKQAKRRFIYEEFFLFQLKMQALRKRHREQVEGIPQHYDQQKVKNFIRSLPFELTAAQRKALDQILHDLKSPFAMNRLLQGDVGSGKTVVAAISLYASISAGYQGAFMVPTEILAEQHYLSLKQFYRNENIQIALLTGSSTPKERREILAGLQLGTIDLVVGTHALIQKDVYFKNLGLIITDEQHRFGVEQRRQLRRKGAAPDVLLMTATPIPRTLAITAFGDLDVTVIDELPAGRKKVETYWVKEHMLDRVFRFMQNEIDQGRQAYVVCPLIEESDKLDVQNVIDFHAKLCKVFPQYRIGLLHGRLSSAEKEKTMRRFAQGELQILVTTTVIEVGVDVPNATLMIIYDAERFGLSQLHQLRGRVGRGNHQSYCILIADPKTEAGIQRMHIMRSTHDGFEVAKKDLALRGPGDFFGTKQSGLPDFKVADMIRDYRALEVARKDAQALIQNPSFWTDEQFGLLRTYLEEQLGTGEKLLD, encoded by the coding sequence GTGAGCAAGCAAGACTGGGCAGTTTATCACGCCTTGAAGCAACCGGTCACAACGTTGAAAGGTGTGGGAGAGGCATTAGCAGAAGACCTCTCCCTTCTTGGCATTAAGACCATTGAAGACCTGTTGTTTCACTTCCCTTACCGCTATGATGACTGCCGTCCGAAAGACCTGGCTGAAGTGGGGCATGAAGAGACGGTTACGGTGGAGGGGACTGTTCACAGTGAACCGGTGCTGCGTTTTTATGGCCGCAATAAAGCGCGCTGTTCCTTCAAGGTGTTAGTCGGCCGTTATTTAATAACGGCGGTCATCTTTAACAGGCCTTATGTAAAACAACAGGTTAAGGTGGGGCGTTCCATCCGCCTGACCGGAAAGATTGACAAGCATCGTCTGCAATTGACCGTTCAATATTACCAGTGGAGTGACACTGCTTCTAACAAAGGGGAGGAGACCCTGCTTCCCGTTTACTCCGTGACAGGTAAGCTGAAAGTGGCCCAACTTCGAAAATGGATGAAAGCGGCCTTACGCGACTATGCCGCTTACATCCCTGAAATGATCCCCCAGTCTCTCCTTACGCGTTATAAGTTGCTTCCCCGCCCCGAGGCTTTGCGAAAAATCCACTTTCCCAAAGATTATCAGGAAGGGAAACAAGCCAAGCGTCGTTTTATTTACGAGGAATTTTTCCTGTTCCAATTAAAAATGCAAGCCCTCAGAAAACGTCACCGGGAACAGGTTGAAGGCATACCCCAGCATTATGACCAACAGAAGGTGAAAAACTTTATCCGTTCTCTTCCTTTTGAACTGACTGCTGCCCAACGGAAGGCATTAGATCAAATATTGCATGATTTAAAATCGCCTTTTGCCATGAACCGTCTGTTGCAGGGGGATGTGGGCTCAGGAAAAACAGTTGTAGCTGCGATCTCCTTGTACGCTTCCATTAGTGCAGGATATCAAGGTGCCTTTATGGTGCCGACTGAAATACTGGCTGAGCAACATTACCTGTCGCTCAAGCAGTTTTATCGAAATGAGAATATCCAGATCGCCCTCTTAACAGGGAGCTCAACACCGAAAGAACGGAGAGAGATCCTGGCCGGCCTTCAACTGGGCACGATCGATTTAGTTGTAGGCACCCATGCTTTGATTCAGAAAGATGTTTATTTCAAAAACCTGGGCCTCATCATCACGGATGAACAACACCGCTTCGGGGTAGAGCAGCGGCGTCAATTGAGGCGGAAAGGTGCAGCCCCTGATGTTTTGCTCATGACGGCTACTCCCATTCCCAGAACATTGGCCATCACTGCCTTTGGTGACCTGGATGTTACTGTTATTGATGAGTTGCCAGCCGGACGAAAAAAAGTAGAGACATACTGGGTCAAAGAGCATATGCTCGACCGGGTCTTCCGGTTTATGCAAAACGAAATTGATCAGGGACGCCAGGCCTACGTCGTCTGTCCCTTAATTGAAGAATCGGACAAGCTGGATGTTCAGAACGTGATTGACTTCCATGCCAAACTGTGTAAAGTTTTTCCCCAATACCGGATCGGTTTGTTGCACGGCCGGCTCAGTTCTGCTGAAAAAGAAAAAACCATGCGCCGCTTTGCCCAAGGAGAGCTTCAAATTTTAGTCACCACCACTGTCATTGAAGTGGGGGTCGATGTGCCCAATGCCACGCTGATGATCATTTACGATGCGGAGCGTTTTGGTTTGTCACAATTGCATCAACTGCGGGGAAGGGTTGGCAGGGGAAATCACCAGTCATACTGCATTCTCATTGCCGACCCTAAAACAGAGGCCGGCATTCAGCGCATGCACATCATGCGTTCCACCCATGATGGATTTGAAGTGGCCAAAAAGGATCTGGCTTTGCGGGGACCAGGTGATTTTTTTGGCACGAAACAAAGCGGCCTGCCTGATTTTAAGGTGGCGGACATGATCCGCGATTACAGGGCCTTGGAAGTGGCCAGAAAAGACGCCCAGGCTTTGATCCAAAACCCATCCTTTTGGACGGACGAACAATTTGGCCTGTTGCGCACCTATTTAGAAGAACAGCTTGGTACGGGGGAAAAGTTGTTGGATTAG
- the fapR gene encoding transcription factor FapR gives MPKLTKKERQNQLVALLHKNPFMTDEELARHFQVSVQTIRLDRLEKSIPELRERIKSVAEQNYDEVRSLLMDEVIGEIIDLHLDKSAISILDIREEHVFTRNQIARGHHLFAQANSLAVAVIDDELALTASAKIRFHRPVKVGERVVAKAKVLETKGDRTKVQVESFCGEEMVFSGQFTVFRSNTNSAREVSLGT, from the coding sequence ATGCCCAAACTAACCAAAAAAGAACGCCAAAATCAGCTTGTAGCGTTATTACATAAAAATCCATTCATGACGGATGAAGAATTAGCCCGGCACTTTCAAGTCAGCGTTCAAACCATTCGCTTAGACCGTTTGGAAAAATCAATCCCGGAGTTAAGGGAACGAATCAAATCTGTTGCTGAGCAAAACTATGATGAAGTACGTTCGCTCTTAATGGACGAGGTGATCGGCGAGATCATTGATTTGCACCTGGACAAGAGCGCGATCTCTATTTTGGATATCCGGGAAGAACATGTGTTTACCCGTAATCAAATTGCCCGGGGCCATCATCTGTTTGCCCAGGCCAATTCCCTGGCCGTTGCGGTGATCGATGATGAACTGGCTTTGACAGCTTCAGCCAAGATCCGCTTTCATCGGCCGGTCAAAGTAGGTGAGCGTGTTGTGGCCAAGGCCAAAGTGTTGGAAACGAAGGGTGACCGGACCAAGGTGCAGGTGGAATCCTTTTGTGGAGAAGAAATGGTCTTTTCGGGACAGTTTACGGTTTTCCGTTCCAATACGAACTCAGCAAGGGAGGTTAGCCTGGGGACATGA
- the plsX gene encoding phosphate acyltransferase PlsX, with amino-acid sequence MKIAIDIMGGDHAPDEIIKGALQALDEFNDIELVLVGKEQEITPRLGGRKDRIHLLHTDEVIATDEEPVRAVRRKKNSSLVTCTRLVKEQAAAACISAGNTGAYMTAGLLVTGRIKGIERPALATIMPTSAGRPVLVLDVGANVEAKPAHLVQYALMGHIYARHILHIKEPRIGLLNVGTEETKGNELVKAAYQQLKEQPLNFIGNIEARDIPSGAADVVVCDGFTGNVVLKLAEGVANAIFTMLKDVMTSTLSRKIGAFLLKPGLIAFKKQMDYTDYGGAPLLGLDGICIKAHGSSDANAIKNAIRQARECVKQDVAGLISNELGKVSD; translated from the coding sequence ATGAAGATTGCCATTGACATCATGGGGGGCGACCATGCACCGGATGAAATCATAAAAGGAGCGCTGCAAGCGCTGGATGAATTTAACGACATCGAACTGGTCCTGGTCGGTAAAGAACAAGAAATCACCCCGCGCCTGGGAGGGCGCAAGGACAGGATCCATCTGCTGCACACTGACGAGGTGATTGCCACTGATGAGGAACCGGTACGGGCGGTGCGGCGCAAGAAAAATTCCTCCCTGGTCACCTGTACCAGATTGGTTAAAGAACAAGCGGCAGCAGCCTGTATTTCGGCGGGAAACACCGGGGCTTATATGACTGCAGGGCTTTTAGTCACAGGGCGTATAAAAGGCATTGAGCGTCCTGCGTTGGCCACCATCATGCCCACTTCGGCAGGGAGGCCGGTTTTGGTGCTTGACGTGGGAGCTAACGTGGAAGCCAAGCCTGCTCACCTTGTGCAATATGCTCTGATGGGTCATATTTACGCCCGCCACATTTTGCACATCAAAGAACCCCGGATTGGGTTGTTAAATGTGGGGACCGAGGAGACAAAAGGAAACGAACTCGTTAAAGCGGCCTATCAGCAGCTGAAGGAACAACCCCTCAACTTTATCGGCAATATTGAAGCACGGGACATTCCTTCCGGCGCTGCTGACGTTGTGGTATGTGACGGGTTCACCGGCAATGTGGTGTTGAAGCTGGCTGAAGGTGTGGCCAACGCCATTTTTACGATGTTAAAGGATGTCATGACCTCAACGCTGTCACGGAAAATCGGTGCTTTCCTGCTTAAGCCGGGACTCATCGCCTTTAAAAAGCAAATGGATTATACCGATTACGGTGGAGCGCCGCTGTTGGGGTTGGACGGCATCTGTATCAAAGCCCACGGCTCTTCCGATGCCAACGCGATCAAGAACGCGATTCGGCAAGCCAGGGAGTGCGTTAAACAGGATGTGGCTGGATTGATTAGCAATGAATTAGGGAAAGTGAGTGATTAA
- a CDS encoding beta-ketoacyl-ACP synthase III, which yields MRGYGVGILGVGSFLPEKVLTNQDLEKMVDTSDEWIRTRTGIRERRIADENMASSDLAYEASVKALQHAGISADELDMIIVATVTPDMFFPSTACILQHKLGARKVAAVDLSAACSGFLYAVSTATQFVQTGMYRYILVVGVDCLSKITNWKDRNTCVLFGDGAGAVVIGPTEEGLGFLSFELGADGSGADFLNLPAGGSRLPASTRTLEEEKHFIHMNGQEVFKFAVRIMEQVSVSVIEKAGLSTDDVQFLVPHQANLRIIDAARKRLGLGEKQVVVNLDRYGNMSSASIPVALDEAVHDGRIKKGDIVVFVGFGGGLTWGASTMRWNI from the coding sequence TTGAGAGGATATGGAGTTGGCATTTTAGGAGTTGGCTCTTTTCTGCCGGAGAAGGTTTTAACAAACCAGGATTTAGAGAAAATGGTAGATACAAGTGATGAATGGATTCGTACCCGCACTGGCATCCGGGAACGCCGGATAGCCGATGAGAATATGGCGTCGTCCGATTTGGCCTACGAAGCAAGTGTCAAGGCATTGCAACATGCCGGCATTTCGGCAGACGAGCTGGATATGATTATTGTGGCCACTGTGACCCCAGACATGTTCTTTCCGTCGACAGCCTGTATTTTGCAACACAAACTGGGCGCCCGCAAGGTGGCGGCTGTAGATCTTTCGGCTGCATGCAGTGGATTTCTATACGCTGTCTCTACCGCAACCCAGTTTGTCCAAACAGGCATGTACCGCTATATTCTCGTTGTGGGAGTTGATTGTTTATCCAAAATTACGAACTGGAAGGACCGCAACACCTGTGTCCTGTTTGGGGACGGTGCTGGCGCGGTCGTCATTGGTCCCACTGAAGAGGGGCTTGGCTTCCTCTCCTTTGAACTGGGTGCAGATGGGAGTGGTGCTGATTTTCTCAATTTGCCTGCTGGCGGTTCCCGCCTCCCTGCTTCTACCCGGACGCTGGAAGAAGAAAAACACTTTATTCACATGAATGGGCAAGAGGTATTTAAGTTTGCCGTTCGTATTATGGAGCAGGTATCTGTGTCTGTGATTGAGAAAGCAGGACTCTCAACAGACGATGTCCAGTTTCTCGTTCCCCACCAGGCCAACTTGCGGATTATTGATGCGGCCCGCAAGAGGCTTGGTTTGGGAGAAAAGCAGGTGGTTGTGAATCTTGACCGTTATGGTAACATGTCTTCAGCCTCCATTCCTGTTGCCTTAGATGAGGCTGTGCACGACGGACGGATTAAGAAAGGAGATATTGTGGTCTTTGTTGGATTTGGCGGCGGATTAACCTGGGGTGCCAGCACCATGCGCTGGAATATCTAG
- the fabD gene encoding ACP S-malonyltransferase, whose product MGKIAFVFPGQGSQHVGMGKSLAEKYQAARDIFALADESLGYSLSKLCFEGPEDELRLTYHTQPAILTTCMALYEVFKADAPRPDYVAGHSLGEYSALVAGEALSFADAVTIVRKRGQFMDEAVPAGQGAMAAVIGAKRDELQSVCEEISLEGDAVQLANLNSPGQVVISGTKEGVEKASQVIKAQKKARRVIPLDVSGPFHSDLMKPAASRLAHVLENVKINNARIPVVTNVEARPVMLAEEIRQALIEQVFSPVLWEDSVRWMIDAGVDTFVEIGPGQVLSGLIKKISRDVAVYSVYDEDSLRQTLEEIT is encoded by the coding sequence GTGGGTAAAATCGCCTTTGTTTTCCCAGGACAGGGGTCTCAGCACGTGGGGATGGGCAAATCGCTGGCTGAAAAATATCAAGCGGCCCGGGATATCTTTGCCCTTGCTGATGAGAGTTTGGGTTATTCCCTTTCAAAGTTATGCTTTGAAGGGCCTGAAGATGAATTGCGCCTCACTTACCATACCCAGCCCGCCATATTAACGACCTGCATGGCCCTGTATGAGGTATTTAAGGCAGATGCTCCCCGTCCAGATTATGTGGCTGGGCACAGTTTAGGCGAATATTCTGCTCTTGTGGCTGGCGAAGCCCTCTCTTTTGCGGATGCAGTAACAATTGTGCGCAAGCGGGGACAATTTATGGATGAAGCAGTACCAGCCGGGCAAGGAGCTATGGCTGCCGTGATAGGCGCCAAGCGGGACGAGTTGCAAAGCGTGTGCGAGGAAATCAGCCTGGAGGGAGATGCTGTTCAGCTGGCCAACTTGAACAGCCCTGGCCAAGTGGTGATCTCCGGGACAAAAGAAGGTGTAGAAAAGGCTTCACAAGTGATTAAGGCGCAGAAAAAAGCCAGACGGGTCATTCCGCTGGACGTCAGTGGCCCCTTTCATTCCGATTTAATGAAGCCAGCTGCCAGCCGCCTGGCTCATGTGCTGGAAAATGTTAAAATTAACAATGCCAGGATCCCAGTCGTCACTAACGTGGAAGCACGCCCTGTGATGCTGGCCGAAGAAATTCGACAAGCCTTGATCGAGCAGGTATTTTCCCCTGTATTATGGGAAGACTCGGTAAGATGGATGATTGATGCGGGCGTGGATACATTTGTCGAAATTGGACCGGGACAAGTTTTGTCCGGTTTAATTAAAAAGATCAGCCGTGATGTTGCGGTCTATTCTGTGTATGATGAAGATTCCTTACGTCAAACATTGGAGGAGATAACGTGA
- the fabG gene encoding 3-oxoacyl-[acyl-carrier-protein] reductase — protein MSLSGKVALVTGGARGIGRAIVLALAREGAAVAINYAGSEQAANELVREVEQMGSKALAVQANVAEQAAVNDMVKQVIETFGRLDILVNNAGITKDNLLMRMKEEEWDDVINVNLKGVFNCTKAVARQMMKQKSGRIINITSVVGVTGNAGQANYVAAKAGVIGLTKTTAREFAARGITVNAVAPGFIQTDMTAVLGEDIKEQLLSQIPLGRFGKPDDVARVVKFLASDDAAYITGQTFHVDGGMVM, from the coding sequence GTGAGTTTATCAGGTAAAGTTGCGCTCGTGACAGGTGGTGCCCGTGGAATCGGCCGGGCCATTGTCCTGGCCTTGGCCAGGGAAGGTGCTGCTGTGGCCATCAATTATGCAGGCAGCGAACAGGCGGCCAACGAACTTGTCCGGGAAGTGGAACAGATGGGCAGCAAGGCTCTTGCTGTGCAAGCCAATGTCGCCGAACAAGCAGCTGTTAATGACATGGTTAAACAAGTGATCGAAACGTTTGGCCGCCTGGACATTTTGGTTAACAACGCCGGTATTACCAAAGACAATTTGCTCATGAGGATGAAGGAAGAAGAATGGGATGATGTCATTAACGTGAATTTAAAAGGGGTGTTTAACTGCACAAAGGCGGTGGCGCGGCAGATGATGAAGCAAAAATCAGGCCGGATTATCAATATTACATCTGTAGTCGGTGTGACAGGCAATGCCGGTCAGGCTAATTATGTGGCTGCAAAAGCCGGGGTGATCGGGCTGACAAAAACAACAGCCCGGGAGTTTGCAGCAAGGGGAATTACGGTCAATGCCGTTGCTCCTGGATTTATTCAAACCGATATGACTGCCGTGCTTGGCGAAGACATCAAGGAGCAATTGCTGAGCCAAATTCCGCTAGGGCGGTTTGGAAAGCCTGATGACGTTGCGCGGGTGGTTAAGTTCTTGGCTTCTGATGATGCAGCTTATATCACCGGTCAAACATTCCATGTCGACGGCGGTATGGTGATGTAA
- the acpP gene encoding acyl carrier protein gives MSDTFERVKKIIVDRLEVDESQVTPEASFKEDLGADSLDVVELVMELEDEFDMEISDEDAEKITTVGEAVAYIESQLQ, from the coding sequence ATGTCAGACACATTTGAACGCGTTAAAAAAATTATCGTTGACCGTTTGGAAGTCGATGAATCGCAGGTGACCCCTGAAGCTTCCTTCAAGGAGGATTTAGGCGCAGATTCTCTGGATGTGGTGGAGTTGGTAATGGAACTGGAAGACGAGTTTGACATGGAAATCTCCGATGAAGATGCGGAGAAAATCACCACGGTAGGGGAAGCTGTTGCCTACATAGAGTCTCAATTGCAGTAA
- the fabF gene encoding beta-ketoacyl-ACP synthase II codes for MNRRVVITGCGVITSLGQDIDTFWDNIVKGKSGVSKIESFDTSEHATKIAAEVKDFNPEDYMDRRDIRRTDRFVQFGVAAAKQALKHANLEITEENAHDVGVYVGSGIGGLKTWEEQHKIMLNKGPRRVSPFFIPMMIANMASGVISIETGAKGPNSASMSACATGTHAIGDAFNIIRRGQAEVMIAGGTEATITPLAFAGFNANKALSTRNDEPEKASRPFDADRDGFVMGEGAGVIILESLDHALKRGAPIIAEIVGYGLTGDAYHITSPAPEGEGAARAMAMALKDAQLQPDQVDYINAHGTSTPYNDKFETMAIKKVFGEHAYKLAVSSSKSMTGHLLGAAGGVEAIVTALAIRDQILPPTINYETPDPDCDLDYVPNKARKAKVNVALSNSLGFGGHNATIILKKYEQA; via the coding sequence ATGAATCGACGCGTTGTGATTACCGGGTGCGGTGTCATCACCTCGCTTGGTCAAGATATTGACACGTTTTGGGATAATATCGTTAAGGGGAAGTCTGGTGTTTCTAAAATCGAGTCATTTGACACCAGCGAACATGCCACCAAAATTGCGGCAGAAGTGAAAGATTTTAATCCTGAAGATTACATGGACCGCCGGGATATCAGGCGGACGGATCGTTTTGTCCAATTTGGTGTGGCCGCTGCCAAGCAGGCCCTGAAACATGCCAACCTAGAGATCACGGAGGAGAACGCCCACGATGTTGGCGTCTACGTGGGTTCCGGCATTGGCGGATTAAAAACTTGGGAAGAGCAGCACAAAATTATGCTGAACAAAGGACCTCGACGGGTCAGCCCGTTTTTTATTCCCATGATGATCGCCAATATGGCCTCTGGCGTCATCTCCATTGAAACGGGGGCAAAAGGACCGAACAGTGCATCCATGAGTGCCTGTGCAACGGGGACTCATGCCATCGGTGATGCTTTCAACATCATTCGCCGCGGTCAAGCGGAAGTTATGATCGCTGGAGGAACGGAAGCCACAATCACCCCACTTGCTTTTGCTGGTTTTAATGCCAACAAAGCTTTATCTACCCGCAATGACGAACCAGAAAAAGCAAGCCGGCCATTTGATGCGGATCGGGACGGGTTTGTCATGGGAGAAGGCGCCGGTGTAATCATTTTGGAATCACTGGATCACGCCCTAAAACGGGGAGCCCCTATTATTGCTGAAATAGTGGGTTATGGCCTGACAGGAGATGCTTATCATATTACCAGCCCGGCTCCCGAAGGGGAAGGCGCTGCGCGGGCCATGGCTATGGCCTTGAAAGATGCCCAATTGCAACCGGACCAAGTAGACTACATCAATGCCCACGGTACGTCTACACCCTATAATGATAAATTTGAAACTATGGCCATCAAAAAAGTGTTTGGTGAACATGCCTACAAGCTGGCAGTCAGCTCAAGCAAATCCATGACTGGCCACTTACTGGGGGCTGCCGGTGGTGTGGAAGCCATTGTCACAGCTTTGGCCATTCGCGATCAAATTTTGCCGCCAACGATTAACTATGAAACACCTGATCCCGATTGTGATTTAGATTATGTCCCTAACAAAGCGCGCAAGGCCAAAGTCAATGTGGCCCTGTCCAATTCTTTAGGGTTTGGCGGACACAACGCCACCATTATTCTAAAGAAGTATGAACAGGCATAA
- the rnc gene encoding ribonuclease III, translated as MTEKEQFKAFQNRIGVSFKDETLLIQAFTHSSYVNEHKDKALKDNERLEFLGDAVLELTVSQYLYKHFQTMSEGEMTKLRAAIVCEPSLVKFAHELEFGKLIRLGKGEEIAGGRERPALLADVFEAFIGALYLDQGLEAVDRFLATYVYPKIEAGAFSKVVDYKSQLQEYVQHDNLGELTYQIVSEKGPAHNREFVAKVYLSGKDLGKGTGRSKKEAEQRAAAQALKKLGVCLQ; from the coding sequence ATGACGGAAAAAGAACAGTTTAAAGCGTTCCAGAACCGCATCGGTGTCTCTTTTAAGGATGAAACATTGCTTATCCAAGCCTTTACTCACTCCTCTTACGTTAATGAACATAAAGACAAAGCCCTCAAAGATAATGAACGGCTTGAGTTTTTGGGAGATGCAGTATTGGAATTGACCGTCTCCCAGTATTTATACAAGCACTTTCAAACGATGAGCGAAGGGGAAATGACCAAACTGCGGGCGGCCATTGTTTGTGAGCCTTCGTTGGTCAAGTTTGCCCATGAACTGGAATTTGGCAAACTGATCCGCCTGGGAAAAGGAGAAGAAATAGCGGGTGGCCGAGAGCGTCCCGCTCTGTTGGCCGATGTTTTTGAAGCGTTTATCGGGGCCTTATACCTTGATCAAGGACTCGAGGCTGTAGACCGCTTTCTGGCCACCTATGTTTATCCCAAAATAGAGGCCGGTGCTTTCTCAAAAGTTGTGGATTACAAAAGCCAGCTTCAAGAATATGTTCAACACGACAACTTGGGTGAACTCACCTACCAGATAGTAAGCGAAAAGGGGCCTGCCCACAATCGTGAATTTGTCGCCAAAGTTTATTTGAGTGGCAAGGATTTAGGAAAGGGAACGGGCCGTTCCAAGAAAGAAGCGGAGCAGCGTGCTGCAGCACAAGCTCTAAAAAAATTAGGTGTTTGTTTGCAATGA